The Oscillospiraceae bacterium genome contains a region encoding:
- a CDS encoding amino acid ABC transporter substrate-binding protein encodes MKRFLSAALAAAMAVSLVACGGTTSAPAGSTPAGSTASGSTVSGNAGGSAAAPLKIGGIGPLTGGAAIYGVAVKQGAELAVEEINALGGMQFELNFQDDEHDPEKSVNAYNALKDWGMQVLLGTVTTGPCLAVASEAEADNMFLLTPSASAVDVVKGENAFQVCFTDPNQGVGSADYIADNKLATKVAAIYDASDAYSSGIYAKFAEEAAAKGLEVVSAESFTADSKTDFSVQVQKAKAAGAELMFLPIYYNEANLIIQEMKKQGYDAAVFGCDGLDGLLTIKGADTSLFEGVMLLTPFAADAQDDMTKNFVAKYEEKYGETPNQFAADAYDGVYIIKAAMEQAAANTSMSASELCDLLKPAMTAISVDGLTGDGMTWAASGEVSKAPRAVKIENGAYTAM; translated from the coding sequence GCTCCACGGTTTCCGGCAATGCCGGCGGCTCTGCGGCAGCCCCGCTGAAGATCGGCGGCATTGGGCCCCTGACCGGCGGCGCGGCCATTTACGGTGTTGCCGTGAAGCAGGGCGCCGAGTTGGCGGTGGAGGAGATCAACGCCCTGGGCGGCATGCAGTTTGAGCTGAACTTCCAGGACGACGAGCACGACCCCGAAAAATCTGTGAATGCCTACAATGCCCTGAAGGACTGGGGCATGCAGGTGCTGCTGGGCACCGTGACCACCGGCCCCTGCCTGGCGGTGGCCTCGGAGGCGGAAGCCGACAATATGTTCCTGCTCACCCCCTCTGCCTCTGCGGTGGACGTGGTGAAGGGCGAAAACGCGTTCCAGGTGTGCTTTACCGACCCGAACCAGGGCGTTGGCTCGGCCGATTACATTGCCGATAACAAGCTGGCCACCAAGGTGGCGGCGATCTACGACGCTTCCGACGCTTATTCTTCGGGCATTTATGCCAAATTTGCGGAGGAAGCCGCAGCCAAGGGTCTGGAAGTTGTTTCGGCCGAGTCCTTTACTGCCGACAGCAAGACCGACTTTTCCGTGCAGGTGCAGAAGGCCAAGGCCGCGGGCGCGGAGCTGATGTTCCTGCCCATCTACTACAACGAAGCCAACCTGATCATCCAGGAGATGAAAAAGCAGGGCTACGACGCGGCGGTGTTTGGCTGCGACGGCCTGGACGGCCTGCTGACCATCAAGGGCGCGGACACCAGCCTGTTTGAGGGCGTGATGCTGCTTACCCCGTTTGCGGCCGACGCGCAGGACGACATGACCAAGAACTTCGTTGCCAAATACGAGGAGAAGTACGGCGAAACCCCGAACCAGTTTGCGGCGGACGCCTACGACGGCGTTTACATCATCAAGGCTGCGATGGAGCAGGCTGCCGCCAACACTTCCATGAGTGCTTCTGAGCTGTGCGATCTGCTCAAGCCCGCCATGACCGCCATCAGTGTGGACGGCCTGACCGGCGACGGCATGACCTGGGCTGCCAGCGGTGAGGTCAGCAAGGCCCCCCGTGCAGTGAAGATCGAGAACGGCGCCTACACCGCAATGTAA
- a CDS encoding branched-chain amino acid ABC transporter permease — protein MDFVSYLINGISLGSVYAIIALGYTMVYGIAKMLNFAHGDVIMVGSYIVFIAVNSMGLPSVAAILLSIVVCTLLGITIERLAYKPLRGAPGLAVLITAIGVSYLLQNLALLIWGSDPKSFKSVVSIPALHLAGGRLIITGESIATILVSAAIMAALMLFVNHTRMGHAMLAVSEDKGAAQLMGVNVNATISLTFAIGSGLAAVAGVLLCSAYPSLQPTTGAMPGIKAFTAAVFGGIGSIPGAMVGGILLGVIEIFGKAYISTQLADAIVFAVLIVVLLVKPTGLLGKKISEKV, from the coding sequence ATGGACTTTGTATCCTACCTCATCAATGGTATCAGCCTGGGCAGTGTGTACGCCATTATTGCCCTGGGGTATACCATGGTGTACGGCATTGCAAAGATGCTGAACTTTGCCCACGGTGACGTGATTATGGTGGGCAGCTATATCGTGTTTATTGCGGTCAACTCCATGGGGCTGCCGTCTGTTGCGGCAATTTTGCTGTCGATCGTGGTATGTACCTTGCTGGGAATCACCATAGAGCGGCTGGCCTATAAGCCTTTGCGGGGCGCGCCCGGCCTTGCCGTGCTGATCACGGCCATTGGCGTGAGCTATCTTTTGCAGAACCTGGCGCTGCTGATCTGGGGGTCCGACCCAAAGTCCTTCAAATCGGTGGTGTCCATTCCGGCGCTGCACCTGGCGGGCGGCAGGCTGATCATTACCGGCGAGAGCATCGCCACCATCCTGGTGTCGGCCGCCATCATGGCGGCGCTCATGCTGTTTGTAAACCACACCCGCATGGGCCATGCCATGCTGGCCGTTTCCGAGGATAAGGGCGCTGCCCAGCTGATGGGGGTAAATGTGAACGCCACGATCTCGCTCACCTTTGCCATTGGCTCCGGCCTGGCCGCTGTGGCGGGCGTGCTGCTGTGCTCGGCTTACCCCTCGCTGCAGCCCACCACCGGCGCCATGCCCGGCATCAAGGCCTTTACCGCAGCGGTGTTCGGCGGCATCGGCTCCATTCCGGGCGCTATGGTGGGCGGCATCCTGCTGGGGGTGATCGAGATCTTTGGCAAGGCCTATATCTCGACCCAGCTGGCGGACGCCATTGTGTTTGCGGTGCTCATCGTTGTGCTGCTGGTCAAGCCCACAGGCCTTTTGGGCAAAAAGATCAGCGAGAAGGTGTGA
- a CDS encoding branched-chain amino acid ABC transporter permease produces MNFFKRMQKSTRSNLITYGVVLAFYLLMTGLAGGGLLNNSMQGMLVPICTYVVLAVSLNLTVGILGELSLGHAGFMSVGAFSGAVFWMLAGDGMPIWLGMPLAMLIGGVMAGIFGFLIGIPVLRLRGDYLAIVTLAFGEIIKNILNSCYLGVDGSGMHFSLKDAASLKLAADGKVIINGAIGITGLHKASTFTAGILLILVTLFVILNLINSRAGRAIMSIRDNRIAAEATGINVTKYKLMAFITSAVFAGMGGVLYALNFSTLAAKKFDYNTSILVLVFVVLGGIGNIRGSIIAAALLTVLPELLRGMQEYRMLIYALLLIIMMIFNQSPQMIAWRERFVAKFHAMMPERKKAKQKGGV; encoded by the coding sequence ATGAATTTCTTTAAAAGAATGCAAAAATCCACCCGGAGCAACCTGATCACCTATGGCGTTGTGCTGGCCTTTTATCTGCTCATGACCGGGCTTGCCGGCGGGGGGCTGCTGAACAACTCCATGCAGGGCATGCTGGTGCCCATCTGCACCTACGTGGTGCTGGCGGTTTCGCTGAACCTGACTGTGGGCATTCTGGGCGAATTGAGCCTTGGCCACGCGGGCTTTATGAGCGTGGGCGCCTTTTCGGGCGCTGTGTTCTGGATGCTGGCGGGGGATGGTATGCCGATCTGGCTGGGCATGCCCCTGGCCATGCTGATCGGCGGCGTGATGGCCGGTATATTCGGCTTTTTGATCGGCATTCCGGTGCTGCGCCTGCGGGGCGACTACCTGGCCATTGTGACCCTGGCGTTTGGCGAGATCATTAAAAACATTCTGAACTCCTGCTATTTGGGGGTGGACGGCAGCGGCATGCATTTCTCTTTGAAGGATGCGGCCTCGCTGAAGCTGGCGGCGGACGGCAAGGTGATCATCAACGGCGCCATCGGCATTACGGGCCTGCACAAGGCTTCCACCTTCACCGCAGGGATTCTGCTGATCCTGGTGACCCTGTTCGTTATTTTGAACCTGATCAATTCCCGGGCGGGGCGGGCGATTATGTCCATCCGCGACAACCGCATTGCCGCCGAGGCCACCGGCATCAACGTGACCAAGTATAAGCTCATGGCGTTTATCACCTCCGCGGTGTTTGCGGGCATGGGCGGCGTTTTGTACGCGCTGAACTTCTCGACCCTGGCCGCCAAAAAGTTCGATTACAACACCTCCATCCTGGTGCTGGTGTTCGTGGTGCTGGGCGGCATCGGAAACATCCGGGGCTCTATCATTGCGGCGGCCCTGCTCACCGTGCTGCCCGAGCTGCTGCGCGGCATGCAGGAATACCGGATGCTGATCTACGCGCTTTTGCTGATCATTATGATGATCTTTAACCAGAGCCCCCAGATGATCGCATGGCGCGAGCGCTTTGTTGCGAAATTCCACGCTATGATGCCGGAGCGCAAAAAAGCAAAGCAGAAAGGGGGCGTGTGA
- a CDS encoding ABC transporter ATP-binding protein — protein MVLLEVTNLGIAFGGLQAVAQLDMKIEKGHLYGLIGPNGAGKTTVFNMLTGVYRPTEGDIILDGVNITGKKPEKICRAGIARTFQNIRLFNELTVLDNVKVGLHNQVRYAMWTGIFRLPGYREKEREMNKQAMKLLKIFDLDKEARLPASSLPYGKQRKLEIARALATNPKLLLLDEPAAGMNPNETEELMNTIKSVRETFGVAILLIEHDMNFVMGICEHITVLDYGRIIAEGNGEAIRNNPKVIAAYLGGD, from the coding sequence ATGGTGCTGCTTGAAGTGACGAACCTCGGCATTGCGTTCGGCGGCCTGCAGGCGGTGGCCCAGCTGGATATGAAGATCGAGAAGGGGCACCTGTACGGCCTGATCGGCCCCAACGGCGCGGGCAAGACCACCGTGTTCAACATGCTCACCGGCGTATACCGCCCCACGGAAGGCGATATCATTCTGGACGGGGTGAACATCACCGGCAAAAAGCCGGAAAAAATCTGCCGCGCGGGCATTGCGCGCACCTTCCAAAACATCCGACTGTTCAACGAGCTCACCGTGCTGGATAACGTAAAGGTGGGCCTGCACAACCAGGTGCGCTACGCAATGTGGACCGGCATTTTCCGCCTGCCCGGCTACCGGGAAAAAGAGCGCGAGATGAACAAGCAGGCCATGAAACTGCTGAAGATTTTTGATCTGGACAAGGAAGCCAGGCTGCCGGCCTCGAGCCTGCCCTACGGCAAGCAGCGCAAGCTGGAGATCGCGCGGGCCCTTGCCACCAACCCCAAGCTCCTTTTGCTGGACGAACCGGCTGCCGGCATGAACCCCAATGAAACCGAAGAGCTGATGAATACCATCAAGTCTGTTCGGGAAACCTTTGGCGTGGCGATCCTTCTGATCGAACACGATATGAACTTTGTTATGGGCATCTGCGAGCATATCACCGTGCTGGATTACGGGCGTATCATTGCCGAAGGAAACGGCGAGGCGATCCGGAACAACCCGAAGGTGATCGCCGCGTATCTGGGAGGTGACTGA
- a CDS encoding ABC transporter ATP-binding protein — MGEMLRVSNLNVFYGSIHAIRDISFHVDEGEIVTLIGANGAGKTTTMHAISGLLRPKSGEIDFMDHRISQMEAHKIIGLGLAQVPEGRRVFSHLSVQENLEMGAYTRKDSKEAVLDDYEMVFERLPRLKERRKQQAGTLSGGEQQMLAIGRALMCRPKMLLLDEPSMGLSPLLVKEIFKIIEDVKKDGVTVLLVEQNAKMALEIADRAYVLETGTIKMEGPAEELANNIEVRKAYLGC, encoded by the coding sequence ATGGGGGAAATGCTGCGCGTTAGCAATCTGAATGTGTTCTACGGCTCCATCCACGCCATCCGGGACATCTCGTTCCATGTGGACGAAGGGGAGATCGTGACCCTGATCGGCGCCAACGGTGCGGGGAAGACCACTACCATGCATGCTATCTCCGGCCTGCTGCGCCCCAAGAGCGGCGAGATCGACTTTATGGATCACCGTATCAGCCAGATGGAAGCCCACAAAATCATCGGGCTGGGCCTTGCCCAGGTGCCGGAGGGCCGCCGTGTGTTCAGCCATCTTTCGGTGCAGGAAAACCTGGAAATGGGCGCTTACACCCGCAAGGACAGCAAAGAGGCGGTATTGGACGATTACGAGATGGTGTTTGAACGCCTGCCCCGCCTGAAGGAGCGGCGCAAGCAGCAGGCGGGCACATTGTCCGGCGGCGAGCAGCAGATGCTGGCCATTGGCCGGGCCCTGATGTGCCGCCCAAAAATGCTGCTGCTGGACGAGCCTTCCATGGGGCTTTCGCCGCTGCTTGTAAAAGAGATCTTCAAGATTATTGAGGATGTGAAAAAGGACGGCGTGACCGTGCTGCTGGTGGAGCAGAACGCCAAAATGGCGCTGGAGATCGCCGACCGGGCATATGTTCTGGAAACCGGAACCATCAAGATGGAAGGGCCGGCCGAAGAACTGGCAAATAACATTGAAGTGCGCAAAGCATATCTGGGCTGTTAA